The following proteins are encoded in a genomic region of Micromonospora olivasterospora:
- a CDS encoding M23 family metallopeptidase encodes MNDHGREAGAPARRRQLRLGALAAALTAALTLLCCTGGTAAFFLTELSGGADDSSAESLSSCGQRHEVNVSGTMPRVAQYGDGQIRNAAVIIKVGSDMKVPPRGWVIAVATAMQESALRNLPHLGSQNDHDSVGLFQQRPSQGWGSPEQLQDPAYASRKFYEKLVKIPDWERMPLTRAAQKVQVSAFPDAYAKHEELASKIVDALAGGAARTVQISQRSICNAAARGQIAASGWTAPIPGGVGSGFRTAQRPSHNGVDIAAPKHTLIRAAATGRVLVARCDPDHSGRKSCDVDGWPNKGGCGWFVDMLHAGGYITRYCHMIVKPRVAPGQLVTAGEVIGEVGTSGNSSGPHLHFEVHRDGDRSSAGAIDPVPFMRDRGAPLNEKA; translated from the coding sequence ATGAACGATCACGGACGGGAGGCGGGAGCCCCGGCCCGCCGTCGGCAGTTGCGTCTCGGCGCCCTGGCCGCAGCACTGACCGCCGCCCTGACGCTGCTCTGCTGCACCGGCGGCACGGCGGCGTTCTTCCTCACCGAGCTCAGCGGCGGCGCGGACGACTCGTCCGCGGAGTCCCTTTCCAGTTGCGGCCAGCGGCACGAGGTGAACGTCTCCGGGACCATGCCGCGCGTCGCCCAGTACGGCGACGGGCAGATCCGCAACGCCGCGGTGATCATCAAGGTCGGCTCGGACATGAAGGTCCCGCCGCGTGGCTGGGTGATCGCCGTCGCCACCGCCATGCAGGAGTCCGCCCTGCGCAACCTTCCCCACCTGGGGAGTCAAAACGACCACGACTCGGTTGGCCTTTTCCAGCAACGCCCGAGCCAGGGCTGGGGCTCGCCGGAGCAGCTGCAAGATCCGGCCTACGCCTCTCGCAAGTTCTACGAGAAGCTGGTCAAGATCCCCGACTGGGAACGGATGCCGCTGACCAGGGCCGCCCAGAAGGTGCAGGTCAGCGCGTTCCCGGACGCCTACGCTAAGCACGAGGAGCTGGCCAGCAAGATCGTCGACGCGTTGGCGGGCGGGGCCGCCCGGACGGTGCAGATCTCCCAGCGCAGCATCTGCAACGCGGCCGCGCGGGGCCAGATCGCCGCCTCCGGTTGGACGGCACCCATCCCGGGCGGCGTTGGCTCCGGATTCCGGACGGCGCAGCGGCCGAGCCACAACGGCGTAGACATCGCCGCGCCGAAGCACACGCTGATCCGCGCCGCAGCCACCGGCCGGGTGCTGGTCGCCCGCTGCGACCCGGACCACAGCGGTCGGAAGAGCTGCGACGTGGACGGTTGGCCGAACAAGGGCGGATGCGGCTGGTTCGTCGACATGCTGCACGCCGGCGGCTACATCACCCGGTACTGCCACATGATTGTCAAGCCGAGGGTCGCCCCCGGGCAACTGGTCACGGCCGGCGAGGTGATCGGGGAGGTCGGCACGAGCGGCAACTCTTCCGGCCCCCACCTGCACTTCGAAGTACACCGCGACGGAGACCGGTCCAGTGCCGGCGCCATCGACCCGGTGCCGTTCATGCGCGACCGCGGCGCGCCCCTGAACGAGAAGGCATGA